In Paenibacillus ihbetae, the following are encoded in one genomic region:
- a CDS encoding LamG-like jellyroll fold domain-containing protein, producing MRKNIIRTGAAAAVVCALLTGSAMAFGQGPETGSLGVKVETAAKKKEPSAPVFREASVHDPSVIKAGDTYYVFGSHLAAAKSKDLMKWDMIASGVVDGNPLIPNVTEELKDTLAWAQSDTLWAADVIQLADGKFYMYYNACKGDSPRSAMGIAVADRIEGPYKDTGIILKSGMWGEPSEDGTVYDATKHPNVVDPDVFFDKDGKLWMVYGSYSGGIFIMEMNPADGKPLPGQGYGKKLLGGNHSRIEGPYMLYNPETDYYYLYLSYGGLDAVGGYNMRVVRSKNPDGPFYDAEGNDMREVKADPSLPLFDDRSIEPFGTKLMGNYLFKRWIGDPGAGLGTGAVSPGHNSVYYDEATGRTFLIFHSRFPQRGEEHEIRVHELYMNEEGWPVAAPLRYAGEEAVDKKVTPKDAAGEYKLINHGKDISANIKESQPIQLHKNGRVTGSVSGTWKTSGKQQVTLTLDGVVYKGVFAPQWNHEAGQRLMTFTALSPEGTAVWGAKQPERSDKQIAEDVRADLSLGDLSGIFYDLTLPTEASGGTTIQWSTSDPNVITADGKVTRPAAGSGNAKVTLTAGIVKGSYKTSRSFDVTVLQQSAGPMLLSYGFGESREGVVIDSSPNGYDGRTHGGVQWNERGYQGGGIDFDGKNGYVELPNLVTDTDDLTFAAWVYWKGGAPWQRVLDAGSGLARHMFLTPSQHTGVLQFTIHGDGGDQSLLADAPLPVNAWTHVAVTLQGDTGKLYVNGQLVASGDHMKLNPSGLLTTEAYLGKSRFAADPYFNGSLDEVRIYNKALTESEIKKLAE from the coding sequence ATGCGAAAGAACATCATTCGAACTGGAGCTGCCGCAGCTGTTGTATGCGCTTTATTGACGGGAAGCGCCATGGCATTCGGGCAGGGGCCGGAGACGGGGAGCTTAGGCGTGAAAGTGGAGACGGCGGCAAAAAAGAAGGAGCCAAGCGCCCCGGTTTTCCGGGAGGCTTCCGTGCACGATCCCTCCGTGATCAAGGCTGGCGACACCTACTATGTCTTCGGCTCCCATTTGGCAGCGGCCAAATCCAAGGATCTCATGAAGTGGGACATGATCGCTTCCGGGGTAGTTGACGGAAATCCTTTGATTCCGAATGTAACGGAGGAACTGAAGGATACGCTGGCGTGGGCTCAGAGCGATACGCTATGGGCGGCCGATGTGATCCAGCTTGCCGACGGCAAATTTTATATGTACTACAATGCCTGCAAAGGCGATTCCCCGCGCTCGGCGATGGGGATTGCTGTAGCCGATCGGATCGAAGGGCCCTATAAGGATACCGGCATTATTCTGAAATCCGGCATGTGGGGCGAGCCGAGCGAGGACGGCACCGTGTACGATGCAACGAAGCATCCGAATGTGGTGGATCCGGACGTGTTCTTCGATAAGGATGGAAAGCTGTGGATGGTATACGGCTCCTATTCGGGAGGGATCTTCATTATGGAGATGAATCCTGCGGACGGCAAGCCGCTTCCGGGACAGGGCTATGGCAAGAAGCTGCTCGGAGGCAACCATAGCCGGATTGAGGGACCGTACATGCTCTACAATCCGGAGACGGATTATTACTACCTGTATCTTTCGTACGGAGGGCTTGATGCCGTTGGCGGGTACAATATGCGCGTCGTCAGATCCAAGAACCCCGACGGCCCGTTCTATGATGCGGAAGGAAACGATATGAGAGAGGTGAAGGCCGATCCGTCCTTGCCGCTATTCGATGACCGGTCGATCGAGCCGTTCGGCACCAAGCTGATGGGCAACTATCTGTTCAAGCGTTGGATTGGTGATCCGGGAGCAGGCCTGGGAACCGGTGCCGTATCCCCGGGACATAACTCGGTATACTACGATGAAGCAACCGGCAGAACGTTCCTGATCTTCCACAGCCGCTTTCCGCAGCGCGGCGAAGAGCATGAAATCCGCGTCCATGAGCTGTATATGAACGAGGAAGGGTGGCCTGTCGCAGCTCCGCTCCGTTATGCGGGAGAGGAAGCAGTGGACAAAAAGGTAACCCCGAAGGATGCAGCCGGGGAATACAAGCTGATCAACCATGGAAAGGATATTTCCGCAAACATCAAGGAGTCGCAGCCGATCCAATTGCATAAGAACGGCCGGGTGACAGGAAGCGTCTCCGGCACATGGAAAACGAGCGGCAAACAGCAGGTTACGCTGACTTTGGACGGTGTCGTGTATAAGGGTGTGTTTGCGCCGCAATGGAATCACGAGGCGGGGCAGCGGCTCATGACCTTTACGGCTTTATCGCCGGAGGGAACGGCCGTTTGGGGAGCGAAGCAGCCGGAGCGAAGCGATAAGCAGATTGCAGAGGACGTTCGAGCAGACCTGTCGCTCGGTGATCTGAGCGGCATCTTCTACGATTTGACCCTGCCTACCGAGGCGTCAGGCGGCACAACCATCCAATGGTCCACCTCCGATCCGAATGTGATCACCGCTGACGGCAAGGTGACGCGTCCGGCCGCGGGCTCCGGAAATGCGAAGGTTACATTGACTGCCGGGATCGTCAAGGGCAGCTACAAAACCTCCCGCTCGTTCGACGTCACGGTGCTGCAGCAGTCGGCCGGACCGATGCTGCTGAGCTATGGATTCGGTGAGAGTCGAGAGGGCGTCGTGATCGACAGCTCCCCGAACGGATATGACGGGCGGACGCATGGCGGTGTTCAGTGGAATGAGCGAGGTTATCAGGGCGGGGGCATTGATTTTGACGGCAAGAACGGATATGTTGAGCTGCCTAATCTGGTGACAGACACGGACGATCTAACGTTCGCCGCATGGGTGTATTGGAAGGGAGGCGCCCCGTGGCAGCGGGTGCTGGATGCCGGCAGCGGGCTCGCTAGGCATATGTTCCTGACCCCGTCCCAGCATACCGGCGTCCTTCAGTTTACGATTCACGGCGATGGCGGCGACCAAAGTCTCCTTGCTGACGCGCCGCTTCCGGTGAATGCATGGACGCATGTAGCCGTGACTCTTCAGGGCGACACAGGCAAGCTGTACGTAAACGGACAGCTGGTTGCCTCCGGCGATCATATGAAGCTGAACCCAAGCGGGCTGTTGACGACGGAAGCTTACTTAGGCAAAAGCCGGTTTGCGGCCGATCCTTATTTCAATGGAAGCCTGGATGAGGTTCGGATTTATAACAAGGCGTTAACCGAGAGTGAAATTAAGAAGCTGGCTGAATGA
- a CDS encoding glycosyl hydrolase family 8 → MKSSRKRVIRKSALLFCAVLLMLPAGLSMAENQRPFPQHTTYTSGSIKPNHVTQTAMDEAVKSKWNSWKASFLKPAGTGQYYVKYNSAGETVSEAHGYGMILTVMMAGADANAQTYFDGLYRYYKAHPSNQNPYLMAWKQNSSFQNIEGANSATDGDMDIAYALLLADRQWGSSGSINYLQAAKNIIGAIMSHDVNQSQWTLRLGDWATSGSFNTATRPSDFMLNHLKAFRKATGDARWDQVIDKTYSIINSVHGSYSPNTGLLPDFVVLQGGSYQPAAAGFLEGANDGNYYYNSARTPWRIATDYLMTGDTRALGQLDLMNAFIKSNTSQKPANIKAGYTLGGSPLVSYNSGAFYAPFGISAMVSQSHQSWLNVVWTYTANASAEGYYEESIKLFSMLVMSGNWWSY, encoded by the coding sequence ATGAAATCAAGCCGTAAGCGAGTCATCCGCAAGAGTGCGCTGTTGTTCTGTGCCGTCCTCCTGATGCTGCCGGCGGGACTGTCCATGGCGGAGAATCAGAGGCCGTTTCCGCAGCATACGACATATACGAGCGGTTCGATCAAGCCCAACCATGTGACGCAGACGGCGATGGACGAAGCCGTCAAGAGTAAGTGGAACAGCTGGAAGGCTTCGTTTCTCAAGCCTGCCGGCACGGGGCAATATTACGTAAAATACAACTCGGCCGGGGAAACCGTATCGGAGGCCCACGGCTACGGGATGATCCTGACGGTCATGATGGCCGGAGCCGATGCCAACGCTCAGACATACTTCGATGGACTGTACCGATATTATAAGGCTCATCCGAGCAACCAGAATCCATACTTAATGGCCTGGAAACAGAACAGCAGCTTCCAGAACATTGAGGGGGCCAACTCGGCGACGGACGGCGATATGGATATCGCATACGCCCTCCTGTTGGCAGATAGACAGTGGGGCAGCAGCGGAAGCATTAACTATCTGCAAGCGGCCAAGAACATCATAGGCGCAATCATGAGCCATGACGTGAATCAATCGCAATGGACTCTTCGTCTGGGAGATTGGGCGACGAGCGGCAGCTTCAATACAGCCACGCGCCCGTCCGATTTCATGCTGAACCATCTGAAGGCGTTCCGGAAGGCTACCGGGGATGCCAGATGGGATCAGGTAATCGACAAAACATACAGCATCATCAACTCCGTTCACGGCAGCTATAGCCCGAATACGGGGCTGCTTCCGGATTTCGTCGTGCTGCAGGGGGGGAGCTATCAGCCTGCGGCGGCCGGCTTCCTTGAAGGTGCGAACGACGGGAACTATTATTACAATTCGGCACGGACGCCTTGGCGAATCGCCACCGACTATTTGATGACCGGCGATACGAGGGCCTTGGGACAGCTCGATTTGATGAACGCGTTCATCAAATCGAATACGAGCCAGAAGCCGGCAAATATCAAGGCAGGCTATACGCTCGGCGGAAGCCCGCTTGTGTCGTATAACAGCGGCGCATTCTACGCCCCGTTCGGCATCAGCGCGATGGTCTCCCAGAGCCACCAAAGCTGGCTGAACGTCGTGTGGACCTATACGGCGAATGCATCGGCCGAGGGATATTACGAAGAAAGCATCAAGCTGTTCTCGATGCTGGTCATGTCCGGGAATTGGTGGAGCTATTAA
- a CDS encoding FAD-dependent oxidoreductase encodes MSQHREADIIILGGGLGGCAAALAAARSGKRVIMTEAGDWIGGQITSQGVPPDEHPWIEQFGCTASYREFRARVRQYYQSWFPLKPEARASEHFNPGSALVSTIAHEPRAALAVLRDMLAPYIHSGRLVILTEHVLTQAESDDDRVTAVSLRNVKSGNEITLTGGLFLDATEEGDLLPLAGIEYVTGAESMEETGEPHALSGSPDPMDMQAFTWCFAVDYLEGEDHTIPKPDRYDFWKTYQADFWPDRMLSWSGLVPHTLEPVTYSLFPDGKSFSLWKYRQILDREHFAAGAFDSSVTIVNWPQNDYWLGPIIDVSPEEREKHLKEARSLSLSLLYWMQTEAPRPDGGAGYPGLRLRPDVLGTEDGLAKAPYIRESRRIRAEFTVKEQHVASDCLPDGKAAEFFDSVGVGCYRIDLHPSTGQRTYIDISSLPFQIPMGSLIPVRVSNVLAACKNIGTTHITNGCYRLHPVEWNIGESAGYLAAYCVEHGLKPSEVRRDPERLEAFQQLLVRQGIELSWPSIHAV; translated from the coding sequence ATGAGTCAACATAGAGAGGCGGACATAATTATCCTCGGCGGAGGTCTGGGGGGGTGTGCCGCAGCGTTAGCGGCGGCTCGCAGCGGAAAACGCGTCATCATGACGGAGGCCGGAGATTGGATAGGCGGACAGATCACCAGTCAGGGCGTGCCGCCGGATGAGCATCCCTGGATTGAGCAGTTCGGCTGCACGGCGAGCTATCGCGAATTCCGGGCCAGAGTTCGGCAGTACTACCAATCGTGGTTTCCGTTAAAGCCGGAAGCCAGAGCGAGCGAACACTTCAACCCCGGCAGTGCGCTGGTGAGCACGATCGCCCATGAACCCAGGGCGGCGCTGGCCGTTCTCCGGGATATGCTGGCCCCTTACATCCACAGCGGGAGGCTCGTGATCCTTACGGAGCATGTCCTAACCCAAGCAGAAAGCGATGATGACCGGGTCACGGCCGTTTCGCTGCGGAACGTAAAGTCCGGCAATGAAATTACCCTTACCGGCGGGCTGTTTCTGGATGCCACCGAAGAGGGGGATCTGCTGCCGCTTGCGGGGATCGAGTATGTCACCGGCGCGGAATCCATGGAGGAGACCGGAGAGCCCCATGCGCTGTCCGGCTCGCCCGACCCGATGGATATGCAGGCATTCACTTGGTGCTTCGCCGTAGACTACCTTGAAGGAGAAGATCATACGATTCCGAAGCCGGATAGGTATGACTTTTGGAAAACGTACCAAGCCGATTTCTGGCCTGACCGCATGCTCAGCTGGAGCGGGCTCGTCCCGCATACGCTGGAGCCTGTCACCTACAGCCTGTTCCCGGACGGCAAGTCATTCTCGCTGTGGAAATACAGACAAATTCTGGACCGTGAGCATTTCGCCGCAGGCGCATTTGACAGCAGCGTGACGATCGTGAATTGGCCGCAGAACGATTATTGGCTGGGGCCGATCATCGATGTAAGCCCGGAGGAGCGGGAGAAGCATTTGAAAGAGGCCCGGAGCCTAAGCTTGTCGCTTCTCTATTGGATGCAGACGGAAGCCCCTCGTCCGGACGGAGGAGCCGGTTATCCGGGGCTTCGCCTCCGTCCGGATGTGCTCGGCACAGAGGACGGTCTGGCTAAGGCGCCGTACATTCGCGAGTCGCGCCGAATCCGGGCTGAATTTACGGTAAAGGAGCAGCATGTCGCCAGCGATTGCCTGCCTGATGGAAAGGCAGCGGAGTTCTTCGATTCCGTCGGCGTCGGCTGCTACCGGATCGATTTGCATCCAAGCACGGGACAGCGCACCTATATCGACATTTCGAGTCTCCCCTTCCAAATTCCGATGGGAAGCCTGATTCCGGTTCGGGTGAGCAATGTGCTGGCAGCATGCAAAAATATCGGCACGACACATATTACGAACGGCTGTTACCGCCTACATCCGGTCGAGTGGAACATCGGAGAGTCGGCAGGGTATTTAGCGGCTTATTGCGTGGAGCATGGTCTGAAGCCGTCCGAGGTCCGCAGGGATCCGGAGCGGCTGGAGGCGTTTCAGCAGCTGCTGGTGCGGCAGGGGATCGAGCTGTCGTGGCCATCCATTCACGCGGTCTAA
- a CDS encoding zinc-dependent alcohol dehydrogenase: MKAVATIQGNVIIADLEEPVDVPAGHVRIRTEYSAVSPGTEMTFIKRASDQPVVMGYSAVGVIEAVGERVSGLSVGQRVACYGAPYVRHAEVLTVPSNLTAAVPDGVDPEEAAFAGLGAIAIHALRVADLRFGESAVVVGLGILGQLIAQIAHAAAFPVAGFDLNPERVKEMREYIPHAFDSREQLEESIRRMTGGQGVDSVILCASGPGEELINASMGWIRDKGNIVIVGDLTTVYSREKMFVKEAQVLISRAGGPGRYDANYELENRDYPIGFVRWTEGRNVAEYIRLLAEGRISVRPLISHVVPVEQAAGAYERYGPGSTTLGTIFKYS; the protein is encoded by the coding sequence ATGAAGGCGGTGGCTACGATTCAAGGCAATGTGATCATTGCCGATCTGGAGGAGCCGGTTGATGTGCCGGCGGGGCATGTTCGAATACGCACCGAGTATTCGGCCGTCAGCCCGGGAACCGAAATGACGTTTATCAAAAGAGCTTCGGATCAGCCTGTGGTAATGGGTTACAGTGCGGTCGGGGTGATCGAAGCGGTCGGGGAACGCGTCAGCGGCCTGTCGGTCGGCCAGCGCGTCGCCTGTTACGGTGCGCCTTATGTGCGCCATGCCGAGGTGCTCACCGTTCCCTCGAATTTGACGGCAGCGGTACCGGATGGGGTTGATCCGGAAGAAGCGGCATTCGCAGGTCTCGGAGCGATCGCGATTCATGCGCTGCGGGTGGCTGACTTACGCTTCGGCGAGTCTGCCGTCGTCGTGGGCCTGGGTATTCTCGGCCAGCTGATCGCCCAGATAGCGCATGCGGCGGCTTTCCCCGTCGCCGGATTCGACCTGAATCCGGAGCGGGTGAAGGAGATGCGGGAGTATATCCCGCATGCCTTCGATAGCCGTGAGCAGCTGGAAGAGAGCATCCGGCGCATGACGGGTGGGCAGGGCGTGGACAGCGTTATTTTGTGTGCAAGCGGCCCTGGGGAGGAGCTGATCAACGCCTCGATGGGTTGGATCCGGGACAAGGGGAACATCGTCATTGTCGGCGATTTGACCACCGTGTACTCCAGGGAAAAGATGTTCGTCAAGGAGGCGCAGGTCCTCATCTCGCGGGCAGGCGGTCCGGGACGCTATGATGCGAACTACGAGCTGGAGAACCGTGATTATCCGATCGGCTTCGTACGCTGGACGGAAGGGCGCAATGTCGCCGAATATATCCGTCTGCTTGCGGAAGGAAGAATATCCGTAAGACCGCTTATCTCGCATGTCGTTCCCGTAGAGCAGGCGGCAGGCGCCTATGAGCGGTATGGACCCGGCTCCACTACGCTCGGAACGATCTTTAAATACAGCTAA